One genomic window of Salvelinus alpinus chromosome 9, SLU_Salpinus.1, whole genome shotgun sequence includes the following:
- the tmed8 gene encoding protein TMED8, producing MDGTNDTEGSNQPAEVKQQSPAGQQAMGGDVEESNSSGNSQNPGERKAQMPPLKPPSTWTSMAMKELKSKLRLEKDSVVTVKRGNIMTVHVPTVPEGKQVCWEFATDSNDIAFGIYFDWTPVTSQAITVHISESSDDEEEENQLEGLINTGDVEKCSKSLANSNIGEILPVYRLDSHIAVQGGSHEYPGEGTYLLKFNNSYSLWRNKTLYYRVYYSA from the exons ATGGATGGAACCAATGACACAGAGGGGTCCAACCAGCCAGCTGAG GTTAAACAACAGTCTCCTGCCGGGCAGCAGGCCATGGGGGGAGATGTTGAGGAGAGCAACAGCAGTGGGAATAGCCAGAACCCTGGAGAGAGAAAAG CCCAAATGCCACCGCTGAAGCCTCCCTCCACGTGGACCTCCATGGCGATGAAGGAGCTCAAGTCCAAGCTGCGACTGGAGAAGGACAGTGTGGTGACAGTGAAACGAGGAAACATTATGACAGTGCATGTGCCCACCGTTCCTGAGGGAAAGCAGGTGTGCTGGGAGTTTGCCACAGATAGCAATGACATAGCCTTTGGAATCTACTTTGACTGGACCCCTGTCACCAGCCAGGCCATCACGGTCCACATCAGTGAATCCAGTgatgacgaagaggaggaaaatcAGCTAGAAG GACTTATCAACACAGGGGATGTTGAGAAGTGTTCTAAATCATTGGCCAACTCCAACATAGGGGAAATCTTACCTGTGTATCGTCTGGACAGTCACATTGCAGTGCAAGGTGGCAGTCACGAGTATCCAGGAGAAGGCACTTACCTTCTGAAGTTTAATAACTCCTACTCACTATGGCGAAATAAGACTCTGTACTACAGAGTGTATTACAGTGCCTGA